The Paramormyrops kingsleyae isolate MSU_618 chromosome 11, PKINGS_0.4, whole genome shotgun sequence genome includes a window with the following:
- the slc6a5 gene encoding sodium- and chloride-dependent glycine transporter 2 isoform X1: MDSNMTKHPTNIPASFNTLPQPEGDVGITTNKSEHAKNLPSNAQPAPQPPLANERKTFCTTENKLGEVEGSKEYGTFKNAAPVPAVNAAFRADCALPQTDGSAVVHGTLTPSHCTDALSTHSALKCTVEQNNATGNWTSMSQTTVILGTDGNTSVLPGTVNRDDDDEEGDENKVRGNWSNKLDFILSMVGYAVGLGNVWRFPYLAFQNGGGAFLIPYLIMLCLAGIPIFLLEVSLGQFASQGPVSVWKAIPSLQGCGIAMLIISVLIAIYYNIIMCWTLYYLFASLKGSLPWATCKNSWNTMDCKDKDMLLLDSCILRERNITSIRNTTFCLSPNVIGNLSKLTNITSENKTYVSPSEEYFKYNVLHISKGIEYTGDIRWPLALCLFLAWVIVYASLAKGIKSSGKVVYFTATFPYVVLVILLVRGVTLPGAGSGILYFITPKWEKLNDAKVWKDAATQIFFSLSAAWGGLITLSSYNKFHNNCYRDTIIVTCTNSATSIFAGFVIFSVIGFMAHELKVPIEKVADEGPGIAFVVYPEALTRLPVSPFWAIIFFLMLLTLGLDTMFATIETIVTSVSDEFPKYLRKHKTFFTLACCLSFFLLGFPMITESGMYMLQLVDTFAASYSLVIIAIFELIGVSYIYGLQRFCEDIEMMIGFQPNKFWRICWAFVTPTILTFILALSLYQWKVMTYEDYTYPTWSMVMGWLMVICSVIWIPIMFVIKMHLAPGTFIERLKLVCSPQPDWGPFLMKHRGERYKNMIDPLGTNSLGLKLPPKDFELGSQYM, from the exons ATG GATTCAAATATGACTAAGCACCCGACCAACATTCCTGCCAGTTTTAATACTTTACCCCAGCCTGAAGGAGATGTTGGAATTACAACAAATAAATCTGAGCATGCAAAAAATCTCCCGTCCAATGCACAGCCTGCACCGCAGCCTCCTCTTGCCAACGAGAGAAAAACTTTCTGCACGACGGAAAATAAATTGGGAGAGGTGGAGGGAAGCAAAGAGTACGGGACGTTTAAAAATGCAGCTCCTGTACCAGCGGTTAACGCTGCCTTCCGTGCGGATTGTGCGCTGCCCCAGACGGATGGTTCTGCAGTTGTTCATGGCACTTTGACACCTTCCCATTGCACAGACGCATTATCTACTCACAGTGCTTTGAAGTGTACAGTGGAGCAAAATAATGCCACGGGCAACTGGACCTCCATGAGCCAGACTACCGTTATACTGGGGACAGATGGTAACACTTCAGTTCTACCTGGCACGGTGAACCGG GATGACGATGATGAAGAAGGGGATGAGAACAAAGTCAGGGGAAACTGGTCAAATAAACTCGATTTCATTCTCTCTATGGTTGGCTACGCTGTCGGTTTGGGTAACGTGTGGAGGTTCCCTTATCTAGCCTTCCAAAATGGAGGAG GTGCTTTTTTAATACCTTACCTGATAATGCTGTGCCTAGCGGGAATCCCCATATTTTTACTCGAAGTGTCCCTGGGTCAATTCGCCAGCCAGGGCCCCGTGTCCGTATGGAAAGCTATCCCGTCGCTTCAAG GTTGCGGGATTGCCATGTTGATTATATCAGTCTTAATAGCcatatactataatataatcaTGTGCTGGACATTGTACTACCTGTTCGCTTCCTTGAAGGGCTCACTACCCTGGGCTACTTGTAAGAATTCTTGGAATACCATGGACTGTAAAGACAAGGACATGCTTCTCTTAG ACTCCTGTATTCTCCGGGAGAGGAATATCACGTCAATTAGGAACACAACCTTCTGTTTGTCACCTAATGTCATTGGAAATTTGAGCAAGCTCACAAACATAACATCAGAAAACAAAACCTATGTGAGTCCCAGTGAAGAATATTTCAA GTACAACGTACTCCACATTTCTAAAGGGATTGAGTATACAGGGGATATTCGTTGGCCTTTAGCTCTTTGCTTGTTCCTGGCTTGGGTCATAGTCTACGCATCTCTGGCAAAAGGAATCAAATCCTCTGGAAAG GTTGTTTATTTCACAGCAACGTTCCCCTACGTGGTGCTGGTCATTCTGCTGGTGCGGGGAGTCACCCTGCCAGGGGCCGGATCCGGCATCCTCTATTTCATAACACCCAAATGGGAGAAGCTGAATGATGCAAAG GTCTGGAAGGATGCTGCTACTCAAATTTTCTTCTCCCTGTCTGCAGCCTGGGGTGGACTCATCACTCTGTCTTCCTACAACAAATTCCACAACAACTGTTACAG AGACACGATTATCGTGACTTGCACAAACAGTGCCACCAGCATATTTGCAGGATTTGTCATCTTCTCTGTGATTGGATTCATGGCACATGAGTTGAAGGTGCCTATCGAGAAGGTCGCTGATGAAG GTCCTGGCATCGCGTTTGTGGTGTACCCGGAGGCTCTCACCAGGCTGCCAGTCTCTCCCTTCTGGGCCATCATTTTCTTCCTCATGCTGCTCACACTAGGACTAGATACTATG TTTGCTACCATCGAGACCATTGTCACATCGGTCTCCGATGAATTTCCCAAGTATCTGCGCAAACACAAGACATTCTTTACCCTGGCATGCTGTCTCTCCTTCTTCTTGCTGGGCTTCCCTATGATTACGGAG AGTGGGATGTATATGCTGCAGCTGGTGGACACCTTTGCCGCCTCCTACTCCCTAGTCATCATTGCTATTTTTGAATTGATTGGAGTCTCATACATCTATG GATTGCAGAGGTTCTGTGAAGATATTGAGATGATGATTGGATTCCAGCCAAACAAGTTCTGGCGAATCTGTTGGGCCTTTGTGACACCAACTATTCTTACA TTCATTCTGGCTTTGAGTTTGTACCAGTGGAAGGTGATGACCTATGAGGACTACACCTACCCAACATGGTCTATGGTTATGGGCTGGCTGATGGTGATTTGTTCTGTCATCTGGATCCCCATCATGTTTGTCATCAAAATGCATTTGGCACCAGGAACTTTCATTGAG
- the slc6a5 gene encoding sodium- and chloride-dependent glycine transporter 2 isoform X2: MTKHPTNIPASFNTLPQPEGDVGITTNKSEHAKNLPSNAQPAPQPPLANERKTFCTTENKLGEVEGSKEYGTFKNAAPVPAVNAAFRADCALPQTDGSAVVHGTLTPSHCTDALSTHSALKCTVEQNNATGNWTSMSQTTVILGTDGNTSVLPGTVNRDDDDEEGDENKVRGNWSNKLDFILSMVGYAVGLGNVWRFPYLAFQNGGGAFLIPYLIMLCLAGIPIFLLEVSLGQFASQGPVSVWKAIPSLQGCGIAMLIISVLIAIYYNIIMCWTLYYLFASLKGSLPWATCKNSWNTMDCKDKDMLLLDSCILRERNITSIRNTTFCLSPNVIGNLSKLTNITSENKTYVSPSEEYFKYNVLHISKGIEYTGDIRWPLALCLFLAWVIVYASLAKGIKSSGKVVYFTATFPYVVLVILLVRGVTLPGAGSGILYFITPKWEKLNDAKVWKDAATQIFFSLSAAWGGLITLSSYNKFHNNCYRDTIIVTCTNSATSIFAGFVIFSVIGFMAHELKVPIEKVADEGPGIAFVVYPEALTRLPVSPFWAIIFFLMLLTLGLDTMFATIETIVTSVSDEFPKYLRKHKTFFTLACCLSFFLLGFPMITESGMYMLQLVDTFAASYSLVIIAIFELIGVSYIYGLQRFCEDIEMMIGFQPNKFWRICWAFVTPTILTFILALSLYQWKVMTYEDYTYPTWSMVMGWLMVICSVIWIPIMFVIKMHLAPGTFIERLKLVCSPQPDWGPFLMKHRGERYKNMIDPLGTNSLGLKLPPKDFELGSQYM; encoded by the exons ATGACTAAGCACCCGACCAACATTCCTGCCAGTTTTAATACTTTACCCCAGCCTGAAGGAGATGTTGGAATTACAACAAATAAATCTGAGCATGCAAAAAATCTCCCGTCCAATGCACAGCCTGCACCGCAGCCTCCTCTTGCCAACGAGAGAAAAACTTTCTGCACGACGGAAAATAAATTGGGAGAGGTGGAGGGAAGCAAAGAGTACGGGACGTTTAAAAATGCAGCTCCTGTACCAGCGGTTAACGCTGCCTTCCGTGCGGATTGTGCGCTGCCCCAGACGGATGGTTCTGCAGTTGTTCATGGCACTTTGACACCTTCCCATTGCACAGACGCATTATCTACTCACAGTGCTTTGAAGTGTACAGTGGAGCAAAATAATGCCACGGGCAACTGGACCTCCATGAGCCAGACTACCGTTATACTGGGGACAGATGGTAACACTTCAGTTCTACCTGGCACGGTGAACCGG GATGACGATGATGAAGAAGGGGATGAGAACAAAGTCAGGGGAAACTGGTCAAATAAACTCGATTTCATTCTCTCTATGGTTGGCTACGCTGTCGGTTTGGGTAACGTGTGGAGGTTCCCTTATCTAGCCTTCCAAAATGGAGGAG GTGCTTTTTTAATACCTTACCTGATAATGCTGTGCCTAGCGGGAATCCCCATATTTTTACTCGAAGTGTCCCTGGGTCAATTCGCCAGCCAGGGCCCCGTGTCCGTATGGAAAGCTATCCCGTCGCTTCAAG GTTGCGGGATTGCCATGTTGATTATATCAGTCTTAATAGCcatatactataatataatcaTGTGCTGGACATTGTACTACCTGTTCGCTTCCTTGAAGGGCTCACTACCCTGGGCTACTTGTAAGAATTCTTGGAATACCATGGACTGTAAAGACAAGGACATGCTTCTCTTAG ACTCCTGTATTCTCCGGGAGAGGAATATCACGTCAATTAGGAACACAACCTTCTGTTTGTCACCTAATGTCATTGGAAATTTGAGCAAGCTCACAAACATAACATCAGAAAACAAAACCTATGTGAGTCCCAGTGAAGAATATTTCAA GTACAACGTACTCCACATTTCTAAAGGGATTGAGTATACAGGGGATATTCGTTGGCCTTTAGCTCTTTGCTTGTTCCTGGCTTGGGTCATAGTCTACGCATCTCTGGCAAAAGGAATCAAATCCTCTGGAAAG GTTGTTTATTTCACAGCAACGTTCCCCTACGTGGTGCTGGTCATTCTGCTGGTGCGGGGAGTCACCCTGCCAGGGGCCGGATCCGGCATCCTCTATTTCATAACACCCAAATGGGAGAAGCTGAATGATGCAAAG GTCTGGAAGGATGCTGCTACTCAAATTTTCTTCTCCCTGTCTGCAGCCTGGGGTGGACTCATCACTCTGTCTTCCTACAACAAATTCCACAACAACTGTTACAG AGACACGATTATCGTGACTTGCACAAACAGTGCCACCAGCATATTTGCAGGATTTGTCATCTTCTCTGTGATTGGATTCATGGCACATGAGTTGAAGGTGCCTATCGAGAAGGTCGCTGATGAAG GTCCTGGCATCGCGTTTGTGGTGTACCCGGAGGCTCTCACCAGGCTGCCAGTCTCTCCCTTCTGGGCCATCATTTTCTTCCTCATGCTGCTCACACTAGGACTAGATACTATG TTTGCTACCATCGAGACCATTGTCACATCGGTCTCCGATGAATTTCCCAAGTATCTGCGCAAACACAAGACATTCTTTACCCTGGCATGCTGTCTCTCCTTCTTCTTGCTGGGCTTCCCTATGATTACGGAG AGTGGGATGTATATGCTGCAGCTGGTGGACACCTTTGCCGCCTCCTACTCCCTAGTCATCATTGCTATTTTTGAATTGATTGGAGTCTCATACATCTATG GATTGCAGAGGTTCTGTGAAGATATTGAGATGATGATTGGATTCCAGCCAAACAAGTTCTGGCGAATCTGTTGGGCCTTTGTGACACCAACTATTCTTACA TTCATTCTGGCTTTGAGTTTGTACCAGTGGAAGGTGATGACCTATGAGGACTACACCTACCCAACATGGTCTATGGTTATGGGCTGGCTGATGGTGATTTGTTCTGTCATCTGGATCCCCATCATGTTTGTCATCAAAATGCATTTGGCACCAGGAACTTTCATTGAG